The Microbacterium luteum genome includes a region encoding these proteins:
- a CDS encoding CU044_5270 family protein, translated as MDEISFLRRVRTDIPDRSPEAVTAGRAALFQVINDADRRPTASQRPQVSLGGRWVTVSAVAGVAAVVGVVAVSVVGVGGGEGADPAAASVLEDAASATLRFDDPVVGEGQYLLVESDGVSVGAGYLSQEVTAYFLGGVHSELYVPADMQEDWIWVQCAAVPVETFGDESEQLADIMTGDDVDMFRRAPGGELYEDANIIGNVDYATLPRDPDALLERIYELTTALEGGPAGKSRDGAALTFIADTLRVGTVPADLRAALYRAAARIPGVTITADQATLNGTTGIAIGRLEAEGNLQQDIILDSDTGQFIGERQIAIDGDDILPPGTTTASTAVTTRIVDAAPDDSSTCNSE; from the coding sequence ATGGACGAGATTTCGTTCCTGCGCCGAGTGCGGACTGATATCCCCGACCGGTCACCCGAAGCGGTGACCGCCGGACGTGCGGCCCTGTTCCAGGTCATCAACGACGCGGATCGGAGACCAACGGCATCGCAACGGCCGCAAGTTTCTCTGGGGGGTCGTTGGGTCACCGTGTCGGCTGTCGCCGGGGTGGCGGCGGTCGTCGGGGTGGTCGCGGTGAGCGTGGTGGGTGTCGGCGGCGGTGAGGGCGCCGATCCTGCGGCGGCGAGTGTGTTGGAGGACGCGGCGTCAGCCACTTTGCGCTTCGACGACCCCGTCGTCGGGGAGGGGCAGTATCTCCTGGTGGAGTCCGATGGGGTCTCTGTGGGCGCGGGGTATCTCTCTCAGGAGGTGACCGCGTACTTCCTGGGCGGGGTGCACTCGGAGCTGTACGTCCCGGCAGATATGCAAGAGGACTGGATCTGGGTACAGTGCGCCGCGGTGCCCGTCGAAACGTTCGGGGACGAGTCCGAGCAACTTGCGGACATCATGACCGGCGACGATGTGGACATGTTCCGACGCGCACCCGGTGGGGAACTCTACGAGGACGCGAACATCATCGGCAACGTCGACTACGCCACCCTCCCCCGAGACCCCGATGCGTTGCTCGAGCGCATCTACGAGCTGACGACAGCCCTTGAGGGGGGTCCTGCCGGGAAGTCCCGCGATGGTGCAGCGCTGACCTTCATCGCCGACACGCTGCGGGTCGGCACCGTACCGGCTGACCTTCGGGCCGCGCTGTACCGGGCCGCGGCGCGTATCCCGGGAGTCACCATCACCGCCGACCAGGCCACACTCAACGGCACGACCGGAATCGCGATCGGGCGGCTCGAGGCCGAAGGAAACCTGCAGCAGGACATCATCCTCGACTCAGATACCGGTCAGTTCATCGGCGAACGCCAGATCGCCATCGACGGCGACGACATCCTCCCGCCCGGAACAACCACCGCCTCGACGGCTGTGACCACCCGCATCGTCGACGCTGCACCCGACGACAGCTCCACCTGCAACTCCGAGTGA
- a CDS encoding LCP family protein, translated as MFRQLLSLLGIAVAVVMVASVAVGAYVVGSLRGSLSEEAVALEAEVAEPPSLGPYESEFTLLLVGTDECEEELRAQLGARCEGADAGGQLNDVNMLMHVSAEPRRVTVVSFPRDLELPIPSCASPDGSVVSAMSKQPLNSAYSYGELGCVAKTISDLTGQEIPFAAKVSFGNVVNITDAIGGVEVCIGNGGIRDPHTGIDLPAGMHTVQGFDALQFLRTRHGVGDESDLARIGNQQQYMSRLVHKLRSDEILTNLPVVLDLANTAARNITPSESLTDPVRIVQLALTLKDVPFDDITFVQYPVLTDPDNANHVVPDRAAASVLWDALERNVPIDVSGKTNSNGGVIDANPQEQPEPTPDSTATPPTPVPTGTGAAEDRAVLPENINGVDATVETCSAGNVAANG; from the coding sequence GTGTTCAGGCAGCTCTTGAGCCTGCTGGGAATCGCGGTGGCTGTGGTAATGGTCGCTTCGGTGGCGGTTGGTGCGTACGTGGTGGGCAGTCTTCGCGGGTCGCTGTCTGAAGAAGCTGTGGCGTTGGAGGCAGAAGTTGCTGAACCGCCGTCGTTGGGTCCGTACGAGAGCGAGTTCACCTTGTTGCTTGTCGGGACGGATGAGTGCGAGGAAGAGCTCCGTGCGCAGCTGGGCGCCCGGTGCGAGGGCGCCGACGCGGGCGGACAGCTCAACGACGTGAACATGCTGATGCACGTATCGGCGGAACCGCGCCGGGTGACGGTCGTCTCATTCCCCCGTGATCTCGAGCTGCCGATCCCGTCCTGTGCTAGTCCGGATGGATCAGTGGTCTCGGCGATGTCGAAGCAGCCGCTGAACTCCGCGTACAGCTATGGCGAGTTGGGGTGTGTCGCCAAGACGATCAGTGATCTGACGGGGCAAGAGATCCCGTTTGCGGCAAAGGTGAGTTTCGGCAACGTGGTGAACATCACCGACGCGATCGGCGGGGTGGAGGTGTGCATTGGAAACGGTGGCATCCGTGATCCCCACACGGGGATCGATCTGCCGGCTGGGATGCACACTGTCCAGGGGTTCGATGCCCTGCAGTTCTTGCGGACTCGCCACGGTGTCGGGGACGAGAGTGATCTCGCACGGATCGGAAACCAGCAGCAGTACATGTCGCGGCTGGTCCACAAGCTTCGTAGCGATGAGATACTCACGAATCTGCCGGTCGTCCTCGACCTCGCGAACACGGCCGCACGGAACATCACCCCGAGCGAGAGCCTGACGGATCCGGTACGAATCGTTCAGCTCGCATTGACGTTGAAGGACGTGCCGTTCGATGACATCACCTTCGTGCAGTACCCGGTTCTGACAGACCCCGACAACGCGAACCATGTCGTTCCCGACCGGGCGGCCGCGTCGGTGTTGTGGGACGCGCTGGAACGTAACGTTCCCATTGATGTCTCGGGAAAGACCAATTCCAACGGTGGCGTCATTGACGCGAACCCGCAGGAACAGCCCGAGCCGACCCCTGACTCGACAGCCACACCTCCCACACCGGTGCCCACAGGGACTGGCGCGGCCGAGGACCGCGCCGTGCTGCCAGAGAACATCAATGGTGTCGACGCGACAGTCGAAACCTGTTCCGCTGGGAACGTTGCCGCCAATGGCTAG
- a CDS encoding DsbA family protein — MASTRDGGTNWFAIWVTTVAVAAVLAVTVLVVWMNNSTSTPQAAPQAAMVDGDTGAIMVGTGAADVEVYFDFYCPHCQQFEQVYGPAISGHLDRGDITLHMHPVALGTLNAASGTDFSQRSASALYCVAETSPEAAHPFMEAVFDAAPTGPGLTDKELIELASDVGATDITSCVTDRSYVDFVDAQTGSLPENPDTGSVGTPALLVNGEYVVLTGDPDADITGRIP, encoded by the coding sequence ATGGCATCGACGAGGGATGGCGGAACGAACTGGTTCGCGATCTGGGTGACGACCGTCGCCGTGGCCGCGGTCCTCGCGGTGACTGTTCTGGTTGTGTGGATGAACAACTCAACATCGACCCCGCAGGCAGCTCCTCAGGCCGCGATGGTTGATGGGGACACCGGCGCGATCATGGTCGGCACGGGTGCTGCGGATGTCGAGGTGTACTTCGACTTCTACTGCCCCCACTGCCAGCAGTTCGAGCAGGTATACGGGCCCGCGATCAGCGGCCACCTGGACCGCGGCGACATCACTCTCCACATGCACCCGGTAGCCCTGGGCACGCTGAACGCCGCATCCGGCACCGACTTCTCCCAACGCTCAGCGAGCGCACTGTACTGCGTGGCCGAGACCTCTCCTGAAGCGGCGCACCCGTTCATGGAAGCCGTCTTCGATGCGGCCCCGACCGGTCCCGGACTGACCGATAAGGAGCTGATCGAACTGGCGTCGGATGTCGGGGCTACCGACATCACGTCCTGCGTAACCGACCGTAGCTATGTCGACTTCGTCGACGCGCAGACCGGCAGCCTTCCCGAGAACCCCGATACCGGATCCGTGGGGACACCCGCTCTCCTGGTCAACGGCGAGTATGTCGTGTTGACGGGAGACCCCGACGCCGACATCACTGGCCGTATTCCATAG
- a CDS encoding single-stranded DNA-binding protein, with protein MTTKIPVTIEGNLTGDPEHGASDSGNEYARFTIAVNDRRLNEATNRWEDAGTVFHRVVVFNQQSRNVATSLHKGDAVIVAGDLRFGSYVDKETGQSRETRDIVADNVGASLKYAAVAVERAPKANGPAAERSATGPVAAPVSYTGAELAR; from the coding sequence ATGACGACCAAGATTCCGGTCACGATCGAGGGCAACCTCACCGGTGACCCCGAGCATGGCGCAAGCGACTCGGGCAATGAGTACGCCCGGTTCACCATCGCCGTCAACGATCGTCGCCTCAACGAAGCGACGAACCGCTGGGAGGACGCGGGCACAGTGTTCCACCGCGTCGTCGTGTTCAACCAGCAGTCACGCAACGTGGCGACCTCGCTCCACAAGGGCGACGCCGTCATCGTCGCCGGCGACCTCCGGTTCGGCAGCTATGTCGACAAGGAGACAGGCCAGAGCCGTGAGACCCGCGACATCGTCGCGGACAACGTCGGCGCCTCGCTCAAGTACGCCGCCGTCGCCGTCGAGCGCGCCCCAAAAGCTAACGGCCCCGCCGCGGAGAGATCCGCTACGGGGCCGGTAGCAGCACCGGTCTCGTACACCGGTGCCGAGCTCGCTCGCTAA
- a CDS encoding type IV secretory system conjugative DNA transfer family protein has translation MAVLLNLAFSFMAEFVTWIACGARPSADHFFSGLWLALSGDSATYAAPAGCEIPRAHIIVADYVVLALIAALTAAGVIAYRRYTESDRAFVADLLARPGFANTAEVRQDLSAKAVLRRAPHLRPDIRHPKPTDVGWRVGRARGSEVFVSIEDSVVLEGPPRSGKGFRVLISAILDWSGPLITTSTTNDNLTATMRMRERRGQVHVFDPQELTGVRHPTRISPFAGCEDPLVATQRGNAIITGTAIGASSINGEWAQAAGVVLGRLLHAAAVGDCTIDDFYKWGTSPVLARKGAVSILRSDGAPGWGDALDATLSSDDKLVSSIWFGVQGAVAPLSIPQIRESLAPRPGEPVFDPEEFLDDANTLYLIGSAAGAGAMGGFIGALLDDIVEVARARAVSSPGARLQHPLGLILDEIANMFRWGNLPRIMADGGGRGICTFIVLQALSQAETSWSRAEAETIWAAATAKVVLGGASNVSHLRDIEAILGSRQRTRTQRSWSTRESGHSTSEHHERLPLMSVDEIRRMPPSVGLLAYRNRRSTLLDLTGWDERRDADDIQTTKRAMEREQQAVFIQRHHARITPGPEEVSEG, from the coding sequence ATGGCCGTCCTCCTCAACCTCGCGTTCTCGTTCATGGCCGAGTTCGTGACGTGGATCGCATGCGGCGCCCGCCCGTCGGCGGACCACTTCTTCTCCGGGCTCTGGCTCGCTCTCAGCGGCGATTCGGCCACCTACGCAGCGCCGGCGGGCTGCGAGATACCGCGCGCGCACATCATCGTCGCGGACTATGTCGTCCTCGCGCTGATCGCTGCGCTCACGGCCGCCGGCGTTATCGCCTACCGCCGCTACACGGAATCCGACCGCGCGTTCGTCGCCGACCTGCTCGCACGACCGGGCTTCGCGAATACCGCAGAGGTTCGTCAAGACCTCTCGGCCAAGGCCGTTTTGCGCCGCGCACCGCACCTGCGGCCCGACATCCGTCACCCGAAGCCGACCGATGTCGGATGGCGCGTCGGTCGTGCACGCGGCAGCGAGGTGTTCGTCTCGATAGAGGATTCGGTCGTCCTGGAAGGTCCGCCGCGATCGGGCAAAGGCTTCCGCGTGCTGATATCCGCAATCCTCGACTGGTCAGGTCCGCTGATCACGACATCCACGACGAACGACAACCTCACCGCCACCATGCGCATGCGCGAGCGCCGAGGGCAGGTGCACGTCTTCGACCCACAGGAACTCACCGGGGTGCGGCATCCGACGCGGATCTCGCCGTTCGCGGGATGCGAGGACCCTCTGGTCGCGACACAGCGAGGCAACGCCATCATCACCGGCACGGCGATCGGCGCTTCCTCGATCAACGGCGAGTGGGCGCAAGCGGCCGGTGTGGTGCTCGGACGCCTCCTTCACGCGGCTGCCGTCGGGGACTGCACGATCGACGACTTCTACAAGTGGGGTACCAGCCCGGTTCTCGCGCGGAAGGGCGCTGTGTCGATCCTGCGGTCCGACGGCGCACCCGGCTGGGGCGACGCCCTCGACGCGACACTCTCCTCCGACGACAAGCTCGTCTCGTCGATCTGGTTCGGTGTCCAAGGCGCAGTGGCGCCTCTGTCGATTCCGCAGATCCGCGAGTCCCTCGCACCGCGTCCTGGCGAACCGGTCTTCGATCCGGAGGAGTTCCTCGACGACGCGAACACCCTCTACCTGATCGGCTCCGCGGCGGGCGCGGGAGCCATGGGCGGCTTCATCGGCGCGTTGCTCGACGACATCGTCGAGGTCGCTCGCGCCCGGGCCGTCTCGTCTCCGGGCGCGCGGCTGCAGCATCCCCTCGGGCTCATCCTCGATGAGATCGCGAACATGTTCCGGTGGGGCAACCTCCCGCGCATCATGGCCGACGGTGGCGGGCGCGGCATCTGCACGTTCATCGTGCTGCAGGCGCTATCTCAAGCCGAGACCTCTTGGTCGCGTGCAGAGGCGGAGACGATCTGGGCTGCGGCAACCGCGAAGGTCGTTCTCGGCGGCGCTTCGAACGTGAGTCACCTTCGCGACATCGAAGCCATCCTCGGGAGCCGGCAGAGGACGCGCACACAGCGCTCGTGGTCCACGCGCGAGTCAGGGCACTCCACCAGCGAACATCACGAACGTCTTCCCCTGATGTCGGTCGACGAGATTCGACGGATGCCGCCGAGCGTCGGCCTTCTGGCTTACCGCAACCGCCGCAGCACGCTCCTCGACCTCACCGGATGGGACGAGCGACGCGATGCGGACGACATCCAGACCACTAAACGCGCCATGGAACGAGAGCAGCAGGCGGTCTTCATCCAAAGACACCACGCACGGATAACGCCGGGACCTGAGGAGGTGAGTGAGGGGTGA
- a CDS encoding MinD/ParA family ATP-binding protein, which yields MSLDTTPRAFATVTGPTATFTTPEGLVEPLVASAARDIRQIIVGRAVAEARRTGTPMELVTTGDRGEYHLLITADGAIASSRATASPPVVDESSHVDPSEPGGEASGEASRHEPLRKRRAPEPTPRPSFIKTTSDEPTARGWRVLLARLGVGPSPAELERNANERVVSQQWAGCRTIAVANGKGGVGKTMTTAMLAAVFARHGGGNVLAWDNNDTRGTLGWRTEQGSYDTTIKDLLPAAPELLAPGASVSAISQFVHHQPVDRYDVLRSNPELLAVHQRIKAAEFDLLLQVAARYYRVVIFDSGNDESADRWLRMVDSSYQLVVPTLASPESAESAALLLDALRERDERSRWLADNAVVVVTEAEPSARSATHIAESFAGHVRAVQRIPFDPALKSGPLRLDSLRPTTRDAWIRVAASAARGL from the coding sequence ATGAGTCTCGACACCACGCCGCGCGCATTCGCAACGGTCACCGGCCCCACAGCAACCTTCACAACACCGGAAGGTCTTGTTGAACCGCTCGTCGCGTCAGCAGCCCGTGATATCCGCCAGATCATCGTCGGCCGTGCCGTGGCGGAGGCGCGGCGCACCGGCACTCCTATGGAACTCGTCACGACAGGAGACCGGGGCGAATACCATCTGCTCATCACCGCCGATGGCGCGATCGCCTCATCTCGGGCCACTGCATCCCCACCGGTCGTCGACGAGTCATCGCATGTGGATCCGTCGGAGCCGGGAGGTGAGGCAAGCGGCGAAGCTTCGAGGCATGAGCCGCTCCGCAAACGACGTGCGCCGGAGCCCACCCCGCGCCCCTCCTTCATCAAGACGACATCGGATGAGCCGACGGCCAGGGGATGGCGCGTGCTCCTCGCCCGTCTCGGAGTCGGGCCCTCGCCCGCCGAACTCGAGCGCAACGCGAATGAACGAGTGGTCTCGCAGCAGTGGGCCGGATGCCGCACCATCGCCGTCGCAAACGGCAAGGGCGGGGTCGGCAAGACCATGACGACGGCCATGCTCGCAGCAGTGTTCGCTCGCCACGGAGGCGGCAATGTCCTGGCGTGGGACAACAACGACACCCGAGGCACGCTCGGCTGGCGCACAGAGCAGGGCAGCTACGACACGACAATCAAGGATCTGCTGCCGGCCGCACCCGAGCTCCTCGCACCCGGCGCCAGCGTCTCGGCCATCTCGCAATTCGTTCACCACCAGCCGGTCGACCGGTACGACGTGCTGCGATCGAACCCCGAATTGCTTGCCGTGCACCAGCGCATCAAGGCGGCCGAGTTCGATCTGCTTCTGCAGGTTGCCGCACGCTACTACCGCGTCGTGATCTTCGATTCGGGGAACGACGAGTCAGCGGATCGCTGGTTGCGAATGGTCGACTCGTCGTACCAGCTCGTCGTGCCCACGCTGGCTTCGCCGGAGTCCGCTGAGTCCGCAGCGCTCCTGCTCGATGCGCTTCGCGAACGAGACGAACGGTCGCGATGGCTAGCCGACAACGCCGTGGTCGTCGTCACCGAAGCAGAGCCCAGTGCGCGCTCCGCAACGCATATCGCGGAAAGCTTTGCCGGTCACGTCCGCGCCGTCCAGCGCATCCCCTTCGATCCCGCCCTCAAGTCCGGTCCGCTGCGCCTCGACAGCCTCCGTCCAACGACGCGCGACGCCTGGATCCGTGTCGCCGCGTCGGCGGCGCGGGGCCTCTGA